CTAgctagtttatttttattatcacgATCCAATCCATTGGACCGTACGAGCACCACTCTAACGTCTAATTAGGAGAACCGTCATATCTCAATAATTAAAACATgtagaaaatcaataaaaaaactgagataaataaaatcataGAGTTCTTATAAATGAAAACCTTCTTAACACATTCAGGTTAAGACTTGTATAATAATTAACACCCCCAAAGATCTAGTCTAAACAAGTACAAGAGCTACTAAGAgtaaaaatttaacaattaaataaaagcACAACTCTCACCATGCGGAAGAAAAAATAGAAGTTGCATGATAATTTCTTTGTCTTCGCCTAATGAAACATCAACAAACTGCACCCAGACTATGTCAAACTACACGTACTGGTAGGCATTATCGTTCAACCTGACGCCCACCacataacataagaaaatcAACTAACAAGAGTATGCAATAACCTCTCGCTTCTCCACATTTCCCCTCTTCTTAAATATCTCAAAATTATACTAGTACTCTTACTACAAACTACCTTCTTCGTCAACCTACTTTCTAGGTTCTTAGTCATAGCCTGACCATTTTGACGCATCAGAGAGTCCATAAATACAACTACAAGCATTTCGACTAATCACCCCAACATATCCCTACTTTCTCTTCTATGTTACCCTACCCTTGCCACACGACACATTATAACTACTAGCCACAAATTTCTTCCTCTAGGCGAAATCTACCTAAGTAATTACATCACGTACACTGCCTCACTTTTCTCCCTTGCAACACAAGGACAACCCTTGCTCTCAATTATTACGACCCTTGAACCTTTGGTCTTCCCGCTTCATTCAACAATTAGATACACAACAAGTTCATTCAACATAAAAGAACGATCAAATATAAGTCCTTATAACCGTATGACAACTCTGGGGAATTACAATATCATTTATCATTACGAACCACGTCAATTTCATAAATCTCAAGATACACAATTATTTCAAgtcattggtcctctcatggaacctaAATCCAAACTATTAGCATACCAGAACGTGGTATCTGATCCAATATTTATCTTGGAATGTGACAATCGATTCCATATTTATATCGAAATATGAAAATCGATCCAAGTTAGTATGTCGTAACACAACACctgatcaattcaataagccaCAATCACAATTATAAGTATATCCTCATATCATACAATCAAGTCATGATTCATGACATACCTCattcaattattttcatatacgaTTAGTGTGATCTATCACACAACAATTGCATACATATATGCATTATAACAAAGCAAGAGTGAACATGCATCACAccacatgaaatcacaaccatcctAATAATATGTATACACCGACTTATATCACTTAATCAATAACCCGACTATACTTAGCCCTAGTTCATCATCTAAGGTTTCATTCTATgatttaattatcattttattggTGTACGAAAACCTACACATAAATCCTATCATTGATGTTCATTGTACTACGTAGTTAGCACAAATTTATAACTACTCAATTAATAAAACCTACCCTATCTGGGCGCCAGGTAGCAACACAGAGTTTTGGTTTTTCAATTTCTTGTTTCCGGAACTCGTGATAATGATCTTTGACCAAAAATTCGCGCTTCATCAACTTCCTTACGCTAGACTTCTCTCCCTCCATCTTACCCAAACAATTTTTGGGGGTTTCTAGGGTGATTTACGTCTAAATTaggtattttcaaaaaaaagaaggaaatagAATTTCGCGTTATTTACATTGTGTCTCGCGTATCCCGCTCTGGCGTCAACTTACCCTGTCCTAGCGCCGCCTTAGCATCCTGGCGGAATAGTGGCCTagtatttcttgaaattttgcttttccTCATTAACAACGATTCGGGTCGTCACAGTTACACACAACAGAAGTtatctaaataataaacaataaaaatcaaaaacttTATCCAAATCTTTAGAACcattttcttttcatgtttttctCCATTTGCCAATTTTTGTTTATAGCGTATTGTAGAAAAATGTCTTAAGTGCTTatcctttgaaaaatttatatctAGTATTCTAATTGGTCCCTTTTCTATTAATAGATCTCTCAATTTTGTATCTATATAATTCCATTGACTTgtgtcatatatatttttagggaTACAACTATTTGAATTACTTGGGAGTTCTTGATTATTGGGACTATGTCACATTTCACCAACTTCTTCTAGATTTTCTTCTTGAATGTTATTATCATCTAACTCAATTCAATTAGTGACTAGTTCATTTGAAGAAAATCATtcccaatatttttttatttaaaattttttattatttgttaaaaatcTATCAAGGGCTCCTTTTTAGGATTTCTTCAAGTTTAcacttttttctctctttttgtaaaaccaaaatcatattttttagttgacatatttattaaataaattgtaataaTAACTAAAGCAAGAATATATATGCTTATGAACTAAGAATATCaacaataacaattttttaagaaaaactataaaataaggTTAGAATAATAAACCTGACTCACAAATTTCATAAGTTGACATAACAATATCGAAATAGTGGTTTGTTTCTTGATTCCTTCAATATAATCACTGCTTATTGCACTTCTTAAAATCTGAAGAAGACatcaaaagtaaattttgttcttttgtaGCTTGTAAGCAATAGTTTATCAAAAGATTTTGTAGGACAGAGTAttgagaataaaaataataaaattgagaatGAAAAAGATGAGTATTAAGGTATATAGTAACATATGGTTGAAGTCTTGTGAGATAAATAAGGAAACATAATTTTCCACTCaaggaaattattttcaaaaaatatttcattcccTAGACCTAATTAAAAACTAACGTCACTTTAcctcctttttttaaaaaaaaaaaaaaaaactttcttgcacgttttttttagttcttgcactttttttgttaaaaaattaaaattaaatatattttttctagtatatatacaagtattttttaaaaaaaatctcccCCCCCCCCGAAAATATGGGGTCTGAAGCGATGACTTTAGTGGTCTAGTGACTAAGACGATCCTGCCTCTGTGGTTGACCTCCTTGGCATGAATACAAATTACTTCTTAACAATAGACACACATCCTCATCACTCTCTTCCAAACTTTCATAGAACGGCTTAACAACTTAATACCCCTGTAATTGTcgcaatttttttatatctccCTTAATCTTACACAACAAAATCATTGTACTCTACCTCCATTCCTTAGGCATCCTATCGATCCTAAAAATGATATTGAACAAGTTAGTCAACCACTCCAAACCTTCTCTATCCGTGTTCTTCCAAAACTCCACTAGAATCGTCCTAACGCTTTTCACTTACTCTTCTTTTTAGTAGCACACTTCACGTCCTCAACCTCAATACACCTACAATACCCAAAATCTCGATGTCTCTCTAAGTGTTCCAACTCGTCCATCACAATCTCTATGCCCCCCTCTTCACTCAATAGTTTGTGAAAATACACTTGTCATCGTTGCTTAATGTGGGTCTCCTCCACAAACACTTtacctttttcatttttgatgtaCCTCACTTGATTCAAGTCTCGAGACTTCCTCTTTCTCGCCTTCGCGAGTCTGTACAACTTTTTATCTTTGTCCTTGTCCTTAGTTCAATATACAATCTTCAAAAGTTACTATCTTAATTGTTGTAACTACTAATTTAGATTCCATCCTTAATGCCTAATAAATTTCTCTGTTTGCTCTCTTCTCATCCTCGATCTTACATGTGCGCCTACTTTACATACGCAACCTTCTTTGCTTTCACTTTGACTTGAACTACTTCATTACACTAGTCTCCCCCACTGTCCACTAAAATTACCCTTCAACAGCCCTAACACCTCTCGAGCTGCTTCTCTAATGCAACTAGCTGTCCTATTCCACATACTTTCTGCATATCCATTACTCCACCAAGCCCCCATAGCCGTCAAATTCTTCCCAATTTTATGAGTAGGGATGTGTCAAACTACCCCATTTAGGTTTAGTCCAACCATACAATTTTTTCTTCCTCCTACCTCGCTTACTCTCTCAGTACATCATCAAAAGTTTGTGATGAATAGTAAAATTCTCACCCGAGATAATTTTGCAATCTGTACAAAGGCCTTTTATCATCTTTCCtcaaaaaaagtaatttatcTAGGTTTTAGCCATGCTATGGAAGGTAATCAAATGGTCCTCCTTTAAAAAACATGAATCATGTATCATCAACTCAAAAAACTCTAGCAAAATCCGAAGAATGGTGATCCACCGCACTACATATTTCTAACCCCTAATTTATTGTCGCCATGCACATGCACATAGTCAAACTCTTAAATGATGCATTTTTATTAGTCCGACATAGTTTAAAGGCATTTTGACCCTTTTAttggtaaaattaataaaaacatggGGAGCGTGCAAAATACTATGTTATATGCGCGTGAGATTCTCGAGTAAAGCTGCACATGGTCtgcttcaatttttatttttttgtcgaACGAAGGGAGGAACTTAGATGAGCTTCTGGACTTGAACTAAATTTAGCTTCATTACCTTCCGGCTTAACTTCGTCATACTCCGGATCGCAGTAGGCACTCTCACTTCACTCTCTATGTTCCATCGCCGGTACAAATTCGAGATCTGACAAGTATCAGTATCGACGGCGACGATTGCTTCACTCGCACTGCCCTTACCTAAATATATATGTCTCGGCCGCCTAATCAAGAGTTTCAGGAATGGTGGAACAAGCAGCAGTCAGCCAATGGCAGTGAGGACCTCTTCCCTTCTTCTTCCGAAAACTCTAGCTTTCTAACTGTTGAGGTCTCCAGCCCAACCGTTGCCGAGAAGGAACGTACTCGCAGTGCTCGCCAACTCTCTTGGATTTGCCTTCTCAAGTTTCAGCAAATTGCTAATTCAATCGCATTCCTCACAAATGGCTTCATTTCCATTGTTCGCACCGCCAATCGACGAATAGTTACGTCCAATTCGGCGCCTCCTCGCTCGGATTCTAGACTCTATCGCGTAATTAAAGTGTTTTTAACTGTTTCAGTGATATTGTTAGTGTTTGAGCTTGTTGCTTACTTCAGAGGATGGCATTTCAGTCCTCCTACTGTGGAATCCGCGTCGGCTGAGGTGGTGGACTTAGCGGAGCACGTCTATGCCAACTGGCTAGACATTAGGGCCAACTATTTGGCGCCACCGTTGCAGAGCTTGATCAATATGTGTATTATATTGTTCCTAATACAGTCAGTAGATCGAGTGGTTCTTGTACTTGGTTGCTTTTGGATCAAGTTCCGAGGCCTGAAACCTTTAGCTGAGATTGACTACTCTTCTGATGTAGAAAATCTAAATTCAGAGGATTATCCCATGGTGTTGCTACAGATACCAATGTGCAATGAGAGGGAGGTAAGACGATGTATGTTTTCCAGTTCTCACTGCCAAAAATCTGTAATTAGAAGTTCTAAACATGGCATGCTCAGTGAATTTGCTTCCTTAGTTTATTCATTTATGTAGAACTTTCCCTCTCAAAGCCATGTTTCGCTGTAGTTTCACTTGCTTGTAGAAATAGGATTGATGAGAATGCAGTCTTTACTAAGTTTGCAGATTTTAGTGATGTTTCCAATAATGAGGTGCAATCTTTACTAAGTTTGCAGTTTCTAGTGATGTTTCACATGTAAAATTTGTCATGCATTTGAATTCCTATTTTTGTAGAAATGTTACTTGGTGACTATTAGTAAtaatcatgataatatgaaacTTAGGATTAATTTTGAGATGATGATCTTACCAAGCCTGAGACTTTTTACACAGCATCTAGTTGGCTTAAATACAGGGTGAGCAGTTGATTGAACCAAGTATTTTCTATCTTAACTTGAATGTAGATTTAAGAGCGTATCTTCACGGGCAAACAATTTCTACGAATAAACTTGGGTCAGCTCCCACAATTGTCACTTCGTTGTGTACCTTACAGAAACTACGTACCTATTATCTGTCAAACTTTTGTAATGCTTTCATTGGTGATCCTAATTTAGGTGTGTATTTATGACAATCAACCTGGTTACCTGAATGGCAAGTTGGTGTTTCTGTTTAGTTACTCCTTGACCAAGTATAAATTCCTTCATTGTGGCATTACTCAGGTATACCAACAATCGATTGCAGCAGTATGTGTCCAGGATTGGCCTAAGGACAGAATGCTTGTACAAATTTTAGATGACTCTGATGATTTGGGTGTTCAAGGACTTATAAAGGCTGAAGTACAAAAGTGGCAACAGAAGGGTGTGCACATCATATATCGTCACCGTCTTATACGCACAGGCTATAAGGCAGGAAATCTCAAATCTGCAATGAGTTGTGActatgtaaaaaattatgaatttgtagcaATCTTTGATGCAGATTTCCAACCAACACCAGATTTTCTGAAGAACACTGTTCCCTATTTCAAGGTGATTGCTTTTCCGAGATGTATCTGGGTGGCTCATTTAGGCACTAGAATGTTTTCTGAATTGAAATCTTAATATAATATGCTTGTCTCTATTTGTTGGTGTTACAATTGGAGTCTTAATGAAAAATGCGGTATGCCACTAACAGGGGGAACAATAGATTTTTTCCGGAAATTTTGGAGAGGGAGTTATGTAAAAGCTTCAACAATAGGCAGGAAAGGAGTTTGTTCCAATCTTTATTTGCAAAAATTACTAGTCTGTTTTTGTACAGAAGTTCTCTTGAGGGTTATTTAAGTATCTGTTATTGAGTTTCCTTTTAGGATCTACCTATTTGAGGGGTTTTCTGATcatttccttttctcttttctgTTTACTAAGAACAATTGGTGCTTAAATGTTATATCCTTCATCTTATGTGCATGATGTATTTTCATGCTAGCTAGAATCTTTCGTCCTTGTAGATATAAAATTGGCAGGGTATTAGCAGGCTTGTTTGGTATCATCGAATTATTTCTTTCTGGATAACGATGAATAATTTGTCTTATCCTTTATTGAGTGCGCAAGATTTCATGTTATCTTTATGCTGAGCTGAAAATCAGGGTTGTGTAAAACTACCTCTTGAGTGATACTGTTATAGTGAGCATCCCACCTCTTAATTGCTGTATTCCTCATTAATTGGCTTCCATGGACCACCGTGATCTTTGTTCCAATCACgtctttgatttttttcttgttgcattcttgaaggGACATGATGATGTCGCTCTTGTCCAAACAAGGTGGGCTTTTGTGAACAAGGACGAGAATTTGCTTACACGGTTGCAGAACATAAATCTTGCGTTTCATTTTGAAATAGAGCAACAAGTCAATGGATGGTTCATTAACTTCTTCGGCTTCAATGGCACTGCTGGTGTATGGAGAATCAAGGCCCTTGAAGAATGCGGAGGCTGGTTAGAGCGAACAACGGTTGAGGATATGGATATTGCTGTC
The nucleotide sequence above comes from Solanum pennellii chromosome 9, SPENNV200. Encoded proteins:
- the LOC107031491 gene encoding probable xyloglucan glycosyltransferase 6; this translates as MSRPPNQEFQEWWNKQQSANGSEDLFPSSSENSSFLTVEVSSPTVAEKERTRSARQLSWICLLKFQQIANSIAFLTNGFISIVRTANRRIVTSNSAPPRSDSRLYRVIKVFLTVSVILLVFELVAYFRGWHFSPPTVESASAEVVDLAEHVYANWLDIRANYLAPPLQSLINMCIILFLIQSVDRVVLVLGCFWIKFRGLKPLAEIDYSSDVENLNSEDYPMVLLQIPMCNEREVYQQSIAAVCVQDWPKDRMLVQILDDSDDLGVQGLIKAEVQKWQQKGVHIIYRHRLIRTGYKAGNLKSAMSCDYVKNYEFVAIFDADFQPTPDFLKNTVPYFKGHDDVALVQTRWAFVNKDENLLTRLQNINLAFHFEIEQQVNGWFINFFGFNGTAGVWRIKALEECGGWLERTTVEDMDIAVRAHLCGWKFIYVNDVKCLCELPESYETYKKQQHRWHSGPMQLFRLCFSDILRSKVSWLKKANLIFLFFLLRKLILPFYSFTLFCIILPLTMFLPEAQLPAWVVCYVPGLMSVLNILPAPQSFPFIVPYLLFENTMSVTKFNAMISGLFQLGSSYEWIVTKKAGRSSEADLVAMVENESESLLKKNTVSRSSSESGLAELNKLEMTKKIGKRKRNRLYRKELALAFILLTASVRSLLSAQGIHFYFLLFQGFTFLVVGLDLIGEQVS